One window of Channa argus isolate prfri chromosome 4, Channa argus male v1.0, whole genome shotgun sequence genomic DNA carries:
- the LOC137125826 gene encoding sorting nexin-9-like isoform X2, producing the protein MLFQAQVLYDFVAEPGNNELTVREGEMLTVLNQNVGGGWAEAQNSRGQTGLVPEDYLKVGHDCSSQGGSGYISNTTEQWDSCGKTNTQQATVEDGDGEWDDWDDQSVSSYRSNSQGDEDSGAAGRSAHGSSMKIPRNKFPFSKGPNPEVFLLAKPPANSRDRLPVYMGEVGPVWLYPTSPLDCVIADPRKESKLYGLKSFIEYQIIPTTTNRPVNHRYKHFDWLYERLLEKFGSALPIPSLPDKQVTGRFEEDFIRMRMERLQAWMSRMCRHPVVSQSDVFQLFLTYKDEKEWKAGKRTAEKDETVGPIIFSLIEPDAAELDATQVEQRCEQYSQFTKLMDDGVRELLNVGHTHWKRCTGPLPKEYERIGRAFGNLSTVFNSSKYPGEETLTNALTTAGKTYEEIAQLIRQQPHNDLCFLLELNSDYKSLLGCFPEIISVHKAAVEKVKEADRLVSTGKINNSDRKTMNYRISCMSYSLQAEMNHFHSNRIYDYNRVMQLFLEQQMVFYQQIADKLRAALSQFTTL; encoded by the exons ATGTTATTTCAGGCTCAGGTTCTTTACGACTTCGTGGCTGAACCAGGAAACAACGAGCTGACagtcagagagggagagatgctTACCGTGCTCAACCAG aatGTGGGTGGAGGCTGGGCCGAAGCCCAGAACTCCAGAGGACAAACTGGACTGGTACCTGAGGATTATTTAAAG GTTGGACATGATTGCAGCAGTCAGGGGGGCAGCGGGTACATCAGTAACACCACAGAACAATGGGACAGCTGTGGAAAAACTAACACACAACAAG CCACTGTCGAGGACGGCGACGGCGAGTGGGATGACTGGGACGACCAATCAGTGAGCAGTTACCGTAGTAACAGTCAGGGGGACGAGGACAGCGGAGCTGCAGGACGGAGCGCCCACGGGTCATCTATGAAGATACCCCGAAACAA GTTTCCATTCTCCAAAGGTCCAAACCCAGAAGTCTTCCTGTTAGCCAAACCACCAGCTAACAGCAGAGACCGACTTCCTGTCTAT ATGGGAGAGGTGGGTCCGGTCTGGTTGTACCCGACGTCTCCACTGGACTGTGTGATTGCAGACCCCAGGAAAGAGTCCAAACTCTACGGACTGAAGAGCTTCATCGAGTACCAGATCATTCCCACT ACGACCAACAGACCTGTCAATCATCGCTACAAACACTTTGATTGGCTCTACGAGCGTCTGCTGGAGAAGTTTGGCTCAGCACTGCCCATCCCCTCACTGCCTGACAAGCAGGTCACAG GCAGGTTTGAGGAGGACTTCATCAGGATGAGGATGGAGCGCCTGCAGGCCTGGATGTCTCGGATGTGTCGACACCCAGTCGTTTCTCAGAGCGATGTCTTCCAGCTTTTCCTAACCTACAAAGATGAGAAG GAGTGGAAGGCGGGAAAGAGGACTGCAGAGAAAGATGAGACGGTGGGGCCGATAATCTTCAGTCTGATTGAACCTGATGCAGCAGAGCTTGATGCCACCCAGGT TGAACAAAGGTGTGAACAGTACAGTCAGTTCACAAAGCTGATGGACGATGGAGTCAGAGAGCTGCTGAATGTTGGACACACACATTGGAAACGTTGCACAGGAC CGTTGCCTAAGGAGTATGAGCGGATCGGTCGAGCCTTCGGAAACCTGTCGACTGTTTTTAACAGCAGCAAGTATCCAG GAGAGGAGACGTTAACAAACGCTCTGACTACTGCAGGAAAAACCTACGAGGAAATCGCTCAGTTGATCAGACAGCAA CCACACAATGATCTTTGCTTCCTGTTGGAGCTAAACAGCGATTACAAAAGTCTACTGGGATGTTTCCCCGAGATCATCTCTGTACACAAG GCTGCTGTGGAGAAGGTGAAAGAAGCCGATCGTCTGGTTTCTACAGGTAAAATCAACAACAGCGACAGGAAGACCATGAACTATCGAATCAGCTGCATGAGTTACTCACTGCAGG CTGAAATGAACCATTTCCACAGCAACCGCATCTATGACTACAACAGAGTGATGCAGCTTTTCCTGGAGCAACAGATGGTTTTCTACCAACAG atcGCTGATAAGCTGAGGGCAGCTCTGAGCCAGTTCACCACACTGTGA
- the LOC137125826 gene encoding sorting nexin-9-like isoform X1, whose amino-acid sequence MALKAQVLYDFVAEPGNNELTVREGEMLTVLNQNVGGGWAEAQNSRGQTGLVPEDYLKVGHDCSSQGGSGYISNTTEQWDSCGKTNTQQATVEDGDGEWDDWDDQSVSSYRSNSQGDEDSGAAGRSAHGSSMKIPRNKFPFSKGPNPEVFLLAKPPANSRDRLPVYMGEVGPVWLYPTSPLDCVIADPRKESKLYGLKSFIEYQIIPTTTNRPVNHRYKHFDWLYERLLEKFGSALPIPSLPDKQVTGRFEEDFIRMRMERLQAWMSRMCRHPVVSQSDVFQLFLTYKDEKEWKAGKRTAEKDETVGPIIFSLIEPDAAELDATQVEQRCEQYSQFTKLMDDGVRELLNVGHTHWKRCTGPLPKEYERIGRAFGNLSTVFNSSKYPGEETLTNALTTAGKTYEEIAQLIRQQPHNDLCFLLELNSDYKSLLGCFPEIISVHKAAVEKVKEADRLVSTGKINNSDRKTMNYRISCMSYSLQAEMNHFHSNRIYDYNRVMQLFLEQQMVFYQQIADKLRAALSQFTTL is encoded by the exons ATGGCTCTAAAG GCTCAGGTTCTTTACGACTTCGTGGCTGAACCAGGAAACAACGAGCTGACagtcagagagggagagatgctTACCGTGCTCAACCAG aatGTGGGTGGAGGCTGGGCCGAAGCCCAGAACTCCAGAGGACAAACTGGACTGGTACCTGAGGATTATTTAAAG GTTGGACATGATTGCAGCAGTCAGGGGGGCAGCGGGTACATCAGTAACACCACAGAACAATGGGACAGCTGTGGAAAAACTAACACACAACAAG CCACTGTCGAGGACGGCGACGGCGAGTGGGATGACTGGGACGACCAATCAGTGAGCAGTTACCGTAGTAACAGTCAGGGGGACGAGGACAGCGGAGCTGCAGGACGGAGCGCCCACGGGTCATCTATGAAGATACCCCGAAACAA GTTTCCATTCTCCAAAGGTCCAAACCCAGAAGTCTTCCTGTTAGCCAAACCACCAGCTAACAGCAGAGACCGACTTCCTGTCTAT ATGGGAGAGGTGGGTCCGGTCTGGTTGTACCCGACGTCTCCACTGGACTGTGTGATTGCAGACCCCAGGAAAGAGTCCAAACTCTACGGACTGAAGAGCTTCATCGAGTACCAGATCATTCCCACT ACGACCAACAGACCTGTCAATCATCGCTACAAACACTTTGATTGGCTCTACGAGCGTCTGCTGGAGAAGTTTGGCTCAGCACTGCCCATCCCCTCACTGCCTGACAAGCAGGTCACAG GCAGGTTTGAGGAGGACTTCATCAGGATGAGGATGGAGCGCCTGCAGGCCTGGATGTCTCGGATGTGTCGACACCCAGTCGTTTCTCAGAGCGATGTCTTCCAGCTTTTCCTAACCTACAAAGATGAGAAG GAGTGGAAGGCGGGAAAGAGGACTGCAGAGAAAGATGAGACGGTGGGGCCGATAATCTTCAGTCTGATTGAACCTGATGCAGCAGAGCTTGATGCCACCCAGGT TGAACAAAGGTGTGAACAGTACAGTCAGTTCACAAAGCTGATGGACGATGGAGTCAGAGAGCTGCTGAATGTTGGACACACACATTGGAAACGTTGCACAGGAC CGTTGCCTAAGGAGTATGAGCGGATCGGTCGAGCCTTCGGAAACCTGTCGACTGTTTTTAACAGCAGCAAGTATCCAG GAGAGGAGACGTTAACAAACGCTCTGACTACTGCAGGAAAAACCTACGAGGAAATCGCTCAGTTGATCAGACAGCAA CCACACAATGATCTTTGCTTCCTGTTGGAGCTAAACAGCGATTACAAAAGTCTACTGGGATGTTTCCCCGAGATCATCTCTGTACACAAG GCTGCTGTGGAGAAGGTGAAAGAAGCCGATCGTCTGGTTTCTACAGGTAAAATCAACAACAGCGACAGGAAGACCATGAACTATCGAATCAGCTGCATGAGTTACTCACTGCAGG CTGAAATGAACCATTTCCACAGCAACCGCATCTATGACTACAACAGAGTGATGCAGCTTTTCCTGGAGCAACAGATGGTTTTCTACCAACAG atcGCTGATAAGCTGAGGGCAGCTCTGAGCCAGTTCACCACACTGTGA